One genomic region from Arthrobacter pigmenti encodes:
- a CDS encoding NUDIX hydrolase, with protein sequence MGRTGAPLIHQALPTVEEVSAGGIVVDASTDLLNVAIIARLNRGGRLEWCLPKGHPENQENNEQAAVREIEEETGIRGRVLAALGSIDYWFTVSGHRVHKTVHHFLLLSTGGHLTIENDPDHEAVDVAWVPLADLGRKLSFPNERRIADLAREVLPQYL encoded by the coding sequence ATGGGCAGAACAGGCGCGCCCCTAATCCACCAGGCACTGCCTACCGTCGAGGAAGTATCGGCCGGCGGGATTGTTGTCGATGCGTCCACCGACCTGCTCAACGTCGCAATCATCGCCCGCCTCAACCGTGGCGGCCGGCTCGAGTGGTGCCTGCCCAAGGGTCATCCGGAGAACCAGGAGAACAACGAGCAGGCGGCGGTCCGGGAAATCGAAGAAGAGACGGGTATCCGGGGGCGCGTCCTCGCAGCGTTGGGCAGCATTGACTACTGGTTCACCGTCAGCGGTCACCGCGTGCACAAAACCGTTCACCACTTCCTGCTCCTGTCTACCGGCGGGCACCTGACCATCGAGAACGATCCCGACCATGAGGCCGTGGACGTGGCCTGGGTTCCGCTGGCTGACCTGGGCCGGAAGCTGTCCTTCCCCAATGAACGCCGGATCGCGGATCTGGCACGGGAAGTGTTGCCGCAGTACCTGTAG
- a CDS encoding CCA tRNA nucleotidyltransferase yields MERLLQDSPLTAPLPAVVNELGQLFADANSELSLVGGPVRDLFLGRTSPDLDFTTDADPDRTIAITRKWADGFWEIGREFGTIGLRKGSFTIEVTTYRAEAYDPSSRKPVVAFGDSLEDDLFRRDFTINAMALRLPSMELVDPYGGVKDLHAGVLRTPGTPSSSFSDDPLRMMRAARFASQLGVEVAPEVREAMTAMAERITIISAERVRDELTKLINGSQPRRGIDLMVETGLADHVLPEVPALCLETDEHHRHKDVYQHSLTVLEQACELETDDDGAVPAPDFVLRFAALMHDVGKPGTRKFEPSGAVSFRHHDVVGAKLTAKRMKALRFDNDTIKAVARLVELHMRFYGYGEAGWTDSAVRRYVNDAGPLLERLHRLTRSDVTTRNRRKAERLAFAYDDLESRISALAEQEELASIRPDLDGERIMALLGIKPGPVVGRAYRYLLEERMEHGPHTPEEAETKLRTWWSEQPESAEGDAS; encoded by the coding sequence ATGGAGCGCCTTTTGCAAGATTCCCCCCTGACCGCCCCTCTTCCCGCGGTGGTCAATGAGCTTGGACAGCTCTTCGCTGACGCGAACTCCGAACTTTCCCTGGTGGGAGGGCCGGTCCGGGACCTGTTCCTTGGCCGCACCTCGCCGGACCTCGATTTCACAACCGACGCGGACCCTGACAGGACAATCGCGATCACCAGGAAGTGGGCGGACGGGTTCTGGGAAATCGGACGAGAGTTCGGAACCATCGGCCTGCGCAAGGGATCCTTCACGATCGAAGTAACCACCTACCGCGCGGAAGCCTATGACCCGTCCTCGCGTAAACCGGTGGTCGCTTTCGGGGACAGCCTGGAGGACGATCTCTTCCGGCGTGACTTCACCATCAACGCGATGGCGCTGCGTCTTCCTTCGATGGAGCTCGTTGACCCCTACGGTGGGGTGAAAGACCTCCACGCCGGTGTACTGCGCACACCCGGGACGCCGTCGTCGTCGTTCTCTGATGACCCGCTGCGCATGATGCGCGCCGCCCGCTTCGCCTCCCAGCTGGGGGTCGAGGTGGCGCCGGAGGTGCGCGAGGCAATGACGGCGATGGCGGAACGCATCACCATTATCTCCGCCGAGCGCGTCCGCGATGAGCTGACCAAGCTCATCAACGGCTCTCAGCCCCGGCGTGGGATCGACCTGATGGTGGAAACGGGGCTCGCCGACCATGTGCTGCCCGAGGTGCCCGCGTTGTGCCTCGAGACCGACGAGCACCACCGCCACAAGGACGTCTACCAGCACTCCCTTACCGTGCTGGAGCAGGCATGCGAGCTGGAGACGGACGACGACGGCGCGGTGCCGGCTCCCGACTTCGTCCTGCGGTTCGCGGCGCTGATGCACGACGTCGGCAAGCCGGGCACGCGCAAATTCGAACCTAGCGGCGCGGTGAGTTTCCGGCACCACGACGTTGTCGGGGCCAAGCTCACGGCGAAGCGGATGAAGGCACTGCGCTTCGACAACGACACGATCAAGGCCGTTGCCCGCCTGGTCGAGCTCCACATGCGCTTCTACGGCTACGGCGAGGCGGGTTGGACGGATTCGGCGGTCCGCCGTTACGTCAACGACGCCGGCCCCCTGCTTGAGCGGCTGCACCGCCTCACGCGCTCGGACGTCACCACACGCAACCGCCGCAAGGCCGAGCGGCTGGCCTTCGCCTATGACGACCTCGAGTCCCGCATCAGCGCGCTCGCCGAGCAGGAAGAACTCGCGTCGATCCGGCCGGACCTGGACGGGGAACGCATCATGGCCCTCCTGGGGATCAAACCCGGGCCGGTGGTCGGACGGGCTTACCGTTACCTCCTGGAGGAACGGATGGAACACGGGCCGCACACGCCCGAGGAAGCGGAGACTAAATTGCGCACCTGGTGGAGTGAGCAGCCCGAATCGGCTGAGGGAGATGCTTCGTGA
- a CDS encoding histidine phosphatase family protein: MSQSGTAAADLTAAGTPLPQLWLLRHGETEWSRDGNYTGLTDLPLTPIGEQQARDAAARLTGVEFDLVLTSPLQRARRTAELAGYPDAETLPYAHEWDYGDNEGRNSALVRQENPGYLIWQHGVPNGETIDQVAARADRVIARVQAGCGTPADPDPDATPVRHALLVAHGHFLRVLTARWLEFNAMEGRRFILGTAAVCALGWDKRTPAILRWNL; the protein is encoded by the coding sequence GTGAGCCAGTCGGGTACAGCCGCTGCGGACCTCACCGCGGCGGGGACACCGTTGCCGCAGCTCTGGCTCCTCCGCCACGGTGAAACCGAATGGTCCCGCGACGGCAATTACACGGGACTCACCGACCTGCCGCTGACCCCGATTGGTGAACAGCAGGCGCGCGATGCCGCCGCGAGGCTTACGGGCGTTGAGTTTGACCTGGTGCTCACGTCGCCGCTGCAGCGTGCACGCCGCACGGCCGAGCTTGCCGGTTACCCTGATGCGGAAACCCTGCCCTACGCCCACGAATGGGACTACGGAGACAATGAGGGCCGCAACAGCGCCCTGGTTCGCCAGGAGAATCCCGGCTACCTGATCTGGCAGCACGGAGTGCCGAACGGCGAAACCATCGATCAGGTTGCAGCCCGAGCGGACAGGGTGATCGCACGGGTCCAGGCGGGTTGCGGCACGCCCGCTGACCCGGATCCGGATGCAACGCCGGTCCGCCATGCCCTGCTTGTGGCGCACGGCCACTTCCTCCGGGTTCTCACCGCGAGGTGGCTCGAGTTCAACGCAATGGAAGGGCGCCGGTTCATCCTCGGGACGGCGGCGGTCTGTGCGCTGGGCTGGGACAAACGCACCCCCGCTATCCTGCGCTGGAACCTCTAA
- a CDS encoding DUF418 domain-containing protein encodes MSLQRLQELDALRSFALAGILLVNIWYFADPLTLGGGISPDHSSAADLAVRFTVAALFEAKFYLLFSFLFGYSFVLQWRSAAEAGASATHRTLRRLTALLVLGLAHGLLLFFGDILLTYALMGLILLATRAIRPSAAVVTASVLIGVIGSIILLIGAVVAVAPYGIPPLEQVVPPDTFTQDAGSALAANAATFLATVPTVVFFQGPLSLAMFYLGVAAGKVRLLERVPSVKKLTTTAATCLPVGLAAGVLQAYLVAYVDRDRFSILAGGISTLTAPLLTTGYVCLLLLFFRSPAGARLRNLLAPAGRMALTNYLMQSVVMALIFTGYGLALSNQLPAAAVAGVAVVIFFTQLVLSRLWLHRFRQGPVEWLLRRVTYWKTTPVRGSSAG; translated from the coding sequence GTGAGCTTACAGAGGCTTCAGGAGCTCGACGCGCTGCGCAGCTTTGCCCTCGCGGGAATCCTGCTGGTCAATATCTGGTACTTCGCGGATCCGTTGACTCTCGGCGGCGGAATCAGTCCGGACCACAGTTCCGCGGCGGACCTCGCAGTGCGCTTCACCGTCGCGGCTCTCTTCGAGGCCAAGTTCTACCTGCTCTTTTCATTCCTCTTCGGATACAGCTTCGTGCTGCAATGGCGCAGCGCCGCGGAAGCCGGTGCGTCCGCCACCCACCGCACGCTCCGCCGTCTTACCGCACTGCTTGTTCTGGGCCTGGCCCACGGCCTGCTGTTGTTCTTCGGCGACATTCTTCTGACGTATGCGCTGATGGGACTGATCCTGCTGGCCACGCGCGCCATCCGACCCTCGGCAGCGGTGGTGACGGCAAGCGTATTGATCGGAGTCATCGGCTCGATAATCCTGCTCATTGGTGCGGTGGTGGCCGTTGCACCGTACGGTATCCCGCCCCTGGAGCAGGTTGTCCCACCGGATACCTTTACCCAGGACGCCGGCTCAGCCCTCGCAGCCAACGCCGCCACCTTCCTCGCCACCGTGCCCACCGTGGTCTTCTTCCAGGGACCGCTCTCCCTCGCCATGTTCTACCTCGGCGTGGCCGCCGGAAAGGTGCGCCTCCTGGAGCGTGTTCCATCCGTCAAAAAGCTGACGACGACGGCGGCCACCTGCCTTCCAGTGGGCCTCGCCGCAGGCGTCCTCCAGGCGTATCTGGTCGCCTACGTTGACCGGGACCGGTTCAGCATCCTTGCCGGGGGTATCTCCACACTCACGGCGCCGCTTCTGACAACCGGGTATGTCTGTCTGCTCCTGCTCTTCTTTCGCTCACCTGCAGGTGCGCGGCTGAGAAATCTCCTTGCGCCGGCAGGGCGCATGGCCCTCACGAACTACCTGATGCAGTCAGTGGTCATGGCGCTGATCTTCACCGGCTACGGGCTTGCCCTTTCCAACCAACTGCCGGCGGCCGCTGTGGCGGGCGTCGCCGTCGTTATTTTCTTCACGCAACTGGTACTCAGCCGTCTGTGGCTCCACCGTTTCCGTCAGGGGCCGGTTGAGTGGCTGCTGCGCCGCGTCACTTACTGGAAAACGACGCCGGTTAGAGGTTCCAGCGCAGGATAG
- the murJ gene encoding murein biosynthesis integral membrane protein MurJ, with the protein MSDTNTASIPVQDAGVLPRRRDARAGNVPADSTARSSAIMAAGTLVSRILGLVRVALLATAIGTAGAVSDLFPAANNLPTYIFLMIAGGVFNAVLVPQIIRASQQPDRGSDYVSRLMTLSMTVLLILTVLITLAAPFVADLLTNVDGDALALTTVFAYWCLPQIFFYGIYSIIGQVLNANGSFGPYMWAPVVNNIVSIGFLIAFIAMMGAQRTVGHTPESWTPTHTLLLAGGTTLGIVVQALVLIIPLRRLGLGLRPKFGWRGVGLGQTGRLASITIVTMLVGNGLYMINQWVATIATDARSDLPGDAYIAGLSNLDIGTLVYVLPHSVIALSLATVMFNRLASAHSENDLETTKETLSLGLRTIGVATVFGAAALLVLAAPLGMLFSGGIRQGGALNALIIALLAVGAPFLSANFFLNRVFYAAEDAVTPLKIQLILSVTGVALALGSSLFDPDLIVPMLALSFTLGNIVAVVISHGFLVRKIGRYGATRIYDVHVRLTIAGLMAAGAGAAIVWLFGGSQPTGFVWQSVFSAAVVILVVGPVMAAIYVLMLKVLRVTELRDFLAPLLARFSRR; encoded by the coding sequence ATGTCTGATACCAACACCGCCTCCATCCCTGTTCAGGACGCGGGCGTGCTGCCCCGCCGTCGTGATGCCCGGGCCGGTAACGTTCCCGCTGATTCCACCGCACGTTCCAGCGCGATCATGGCCGCTGGGACGCTCGTCTCCCGGATCCTGGGGCTTGTCCGGGTTGCGCTGCTCGCTACGGCAATCGGCACGGCCGGCGCGGTGTCAGACCTCTTTCCGGCCGCCAACAACCTGCCGACCTACATTTTCCTGATGATCGCCGGCGGCGTATTCAACGCCGTGCTGGTGCCGCAGATCATCCGTGCCAGCCAGCAGCCGGACCGCGGCTCGGACTACGTGAGCCGGCTGATGACGCTCTCCATGACCGTCCTGCTGATCCTTACTGTGCTGATCACCCTCGCCGCGCCTTTCGTGGCGGACCTGCTGACCAATGTGGACGGCGATGCCCTCGCATTGACCACCGTGTTCGCCTACTGGTGCCTGCCGCAGATCTTCTTCTACGGGATTTACTCGATTATCGGGCAGGTGCTGAACGCCAACGGGTCTTTCGGCCCGTACATGTGGGCACCGGTGGTCAACAACATCGTGTCCATCGGCTTCCTGATCGCGTTCATCGCCATGATGGGCGCGCAACGAACCGTCGGCCACACACCCGAATCCTGGACCCCGACGCACACGCTGCTCCTGGCAGGCGGGACCACCCTCGGAATCGTTGTGCAGGCCCTGGTGCTCATCATCCCGCTGCGCCGTCTCGGCCTGGGGCTGCGGCCGAAATTCGGCTGGCGCGGCGTCGGGCTGGGGCAAACCGGGCGTCTGGCATCCATCACGATCGTGACCATGCTGGTGGGCAACGGCCTTTACATGATCAATCAGTGGGTTGCGACCATCGCCACGGATGCCCGCAGCGACCTGCCCGGTGATGCCTACATCGCGGGGCTCAGCAACCTGGACATCGGGACCCTGGTGTATGTCCTGCCGCACTCGGTGATCGCGCTCTCACTTGCAACGGTCATGTTCAACCGCCTTGCCTCAGCTCACAGCGAGAATGACCTTGAGACCACCAAGGAAACGCTCTCACTCGGGCTCCGGACCATCGGCGTCGCCACTGTCTTCGGGGCGGCGGCCCTCCTTGTCCTCGCGGCGCCCCTGGGCATGCTTTTCTCCGGCGGAATCCGTCAGGGCGGCGCCCTCAACGCACTGATCATCGCGTTGCTCGCAGTCGGTGCACCCTTCCTCAGCGCGAACTTCTTCCTGAACCGGGTGTTCTACGCAGCCGAGGACGCCGTCACCCCGCTTAAGATCCAATTGATTCTCTCGGTGACCGGTGTAGCCCTCGCACTCGGATCCAGCCTGTTCGATCCGGACCTGATCGTCCCCATGCTCGCCTTGAGCTTCACCCTCGGCAACATCGTCGCCGTCGTAATCAGCCATGGGTTCCTGGTTCGGAAGATCGGCCGTTATGGTGCCACACGGATCTACGACGTCCACGTCCGCCTGACTATCGCCGGCCTGATGGCAGCGGGTGCGGGCGCGGCCATCGTGTGGTTGTTCGGTGGGTCCCAGCCAACCGGATTCGTCTGGCAGTCAGTGTTCAGCGCCGCCGTCGTAATCCTTGTTGTTGGACCGGTCATGGCGGCCATCTATGTTCTGATGCTCAAGGTGCTGAGAGTGACCGAGCTGCGCGACTTCCTGGCACCGCTCCTGGCACGCTTCAGCCGCCGATAA
- the mshA gene encoding D-inositol-3-phosphate glycosyltransferase — protein sequence MTPVKRVAMLSLHTSPFDQPGGGDAGGMNVYVRSVALELAKVGIAVEVFTRAAADDQPHTEELGPGVIVRHIVAGPTRKVPKEVLPELSDDIADAIADVTDLLADGHFDIIHSHYWVSGIVGLTVAQALNLPLVHSMHTMAKVKNLRLHAGGVPEPQTRVDGEQEIVNGAARLIANTSTEAAELESLYGAAAERVDIVAPGVDLDTFNATDRAGSRRKLGFSEDTFHVVFAGRIQKLKGPHVLVEAAADLLARRPDIPLQVSIIGSGSGPEALELQPLINRLGLQDAVRLYPPVLPRQLAHWFRAADVVAMPSYSESFGLVALEAQACGTPVLAANVGGLPQAISNGRTGILVDGHGAALWSAALEALHDDAGMRRTLGTSAAVHSLAFGWQRTALFTAQSYRTAVEQFEAAPAL from the coding sequence GTGACCCCCGTGAAGCGTGTGGCGATGCTCTCGCTCCACACGTCCCCCTTCGATCAGCCCGGCGGCGGCGACGCCGGTGGAATGAATGTCTATGTGCGCTCGGTCGCGCTGGAGTTGGCCAAGGTGGGTATCGCCGTCGAAGTCTTTACCCGTGCCGCAGCTGATGACCAACCGCACACCGAGGAACTGGGCCCGGGCGTGATAGTCCGCCACATTGTTGCCGGCCCAACCCGCAAAGTGCCGAAGGAAGTGCTACCGGAACTTTCGGACGACATCGCTGACGCTATTGCCGACGTCACCGATCTCCTCGCCGACGGACACTTCGACATTATTCATTCCCACTACTGGGTGTCGGGGATTGTGGGGCTCACGGTCGCCCAAGCGCTGAACCTGCCGCTCGTGCATTCGATGCACACCATGGCAAAGGTCAAGAACCTGCGCCTTCACGCCGGCGGCGTGCCGGAACCTCAGACGCGGGTCGACGGTGAGCAGGAAATCGTCAACGGCGCTGCCCGGCTGATCGCCAACACCAGCACGGAGGCGGCGGAACTGGAGTCGCTCTATGGAGCTGCCGCTGAACGCGTGGACATCGTCGCTCCCGGCGTGGATCTAGATACGTTCAACGCCACGGACCGCGCCGGATCCCGCCGGAAGCTCGGCTTCAGCGAGGACACGTTCCATGTTGTATTCGCCGGACGCATCCAGAAGCTCAAGGGCCCGCACGTTCTCGTTGAGGCGGCTGCCGATCTGCTCGCACGGCGTCCGGACATTCCGCTGCAGGTGAGCATCATCGGCTCCGGCAGCGGGCCAGAAGCGCTCGAACTGCAGCCGCTGATCAACCGCCTCGGCCTGCAGGACGCCGTACGCCTTTACCCGCCGGTGCTGCCGCGGCAACTCGCGCACTGGTTCCGCGCGGCCGACGTCGTGGCCATGCCGTCCTACAGCGAGTCCTTTGGCCTCGTGGCCCTCGAAGCGCAGGCCTGCGGCACACCGGTTCTGGCCGCGAACGTCGGCGGCCTTCCGCAGGCCATCAGCAACGGGCGCACGGGAATCCTCGTGGATGGGCACGGCGCGGCGCTCTGGTCAGCGGCCCTGGAAGCACTGCACGACGACGCCGGCATGCGTCGGACGCTCGGCACAAGCGCCGCCGTGCATTCCCTGGCTTTCGGCTGGCAGCGCACGGCGCTGTTCACCGCGCAAAGCTACCGCACCGCCGTCGAGCAGTTCGAAGCCGCCCCCGCGCTGTAG